Proteins co-encoded in one Aspergillus flavus chromosome 2, complete sequence genomic window:
- a CDS encoding autophagy-related protein 22-2: protein MSMTYPRSSMREDEGLSPPQYPGDDTRPTSRKELAGWYSYSWAAEVFTVCAMGSFLPITLEQMARDRGVLLSDKVTPCQATWKAPKQLSPHETLSQTLINALRYGRDVPGASQCVVYIFGVEVNTASFAMYTFSVSVLVQAVLIISMSGAADHGTYRKVFLLTFALVGSISTMSFLSVVPKLYLLGALFAIIANTCFGASFVLLNSFLPLLVRYHPSLLRGRNEISRQGAMGDDTWGNTSHDVNNVTTPLLRSAQVDNGTITENAARVSLADTSLELELSTRISSYGIGIGYIGAVLLQIVCILVVISTHQTTFSLRLVLFVIGLWWFVFTIPAALWLRPRPGPPLSCAQDGKQHSWPGYIIHAWKSLGRTVIRTRRLKDIMLFLASWFLLSDGIATVSGTAVLFAKTQLGMQPAALGMINVVAMLAGVFGAFSWSYISRLLNLRASQTIIACIILFELVPLYGLLGFIPAIRDLGFLGLQQPWEMFPLSIVYGLVMGGLSSYCRSFFGELIPPGYEAAFYALYAITDKGSSIFGPAVVGIVTDRYGEIRPAFVFLAILILLPLPLMLLVDVDRGKRDALALSAELEGSQELNAPTYGAVPCDRNDSESAVVQSE, encoded by the exons ATGTCCATGACTTATCCCAGAAGCAGTATGCGGGAAGATGAAGGGCTGTCGCCTCCGCAGTACCCGGGAGATGATACGCGTCCGACAAGTAGGAAGGAGCTTGCTGGGTGGTATAGCTATAGCTGGGCAGCTGAAGTTTTCACAGTATGTGCCATGG GCTCTTTCCTCCCTATTACGCTAGAGCAAATGGCTCGAGATCGCGGCGTCCTTCTTTCAGACAAAGTAACTCCATGTCAGGCAACTTGGAAAGCTCCGAAGCAGTTATCGCCACATGAGACATTGAGCCAAACCCTTATCAATGCATTGCGCTATGGTCGAGATGTACCAGGTGCAAGCCAGTGTGTTGTCTACATTTTTGGCGTAGAGGTTAATACTGCTAGCTTCGCCATGTATACATTCTCAGTGAGTGTCTTAGTCCAAGCCGTTCTGATAATATCAATGTCAGGTGCTGCAGACCATGGGACTTATCGAAAAGTCTTCTTGTTGACGTTCGCTCTCGTTGGCTCCATTTCCACAATGTCATTTCTCTCAGTTGTACCAAAGCTCTACCTCCTTGGGGCTCTTTTTGCAATTATAGCAAATACCTGTTTTGGAGCGTCCTTTGTACTCTTGAATTCGTTCCTACCGCTTTTAGTTCGCTACCATCCATCTTTACTTAGGGGCCGCAATGAAATATCCCGTCAGGGTGCAATGGGTGACGATACCTGGGGTAACACTTCCCACGATGTGAATAACGTCACAACTCCATTGCTTCGCTCCGCCCAAGTCGACAATGGAACAATTACAGAGAATGCAGCCCGTGTCTCTCTCGCAGATACATCGCTAGAGTTGGAACTCTCCACGAGAATATCTTCATATGGAATTGGAATTGGTTATATCGGTGCTGTCTTATTACAGATAGTTTGCATTCTGGTTGTCATCAGCACTCATCAAACGACGTTCTCATTGCGACTTGTCCTCTTTGTGATTGGActgtggtggtttgttttcACGATACCGGCAGCACTTTGGCTACGGCCCCGTCCCGGTCCACCACTATCGTGTGCTCAAGACGGAAAACAACACTCATGGCCTGGATATATCATTCATGCTTGGAAGTCACTGGGTCGTACTGTGATTCGGACACGACGCCTGAAAGATATCATGTTATTCCTTGCATCGTGGTTTCTTTTAAGCGATGGAATTGCCACTGTTAGTGGCACAGCCGTTCTTTTTGCTAAAACTCAGCTGGGCATGCAGCCTGCCGCATTGGGTATGATCAACGTTGTCGCAATGCTTGCTGGGGTATTTGGTGCCTTTTCCTGGAGTTATATATCTCGGCTGCTCAATCTTCGCGCATCACAGACTATCATCGCATGCATTATCTTGTTTGAACTTGTACCACTCTATGGCCTTCTTGGATTCATTCCAGCAATTAGAGATTTGGGATTTCTTGGCCTCCAGCAGCCATGGGAAATGTTCCCTCTCAGCATCGTGTACGGTCTGGTTATGGGTGGGCTATCTTCATATTGCCGAAGCTTTTTTGGGGAACTGATACCCCCTGGGTATGAAGCAGCCTTTTACGCCTTGTACGCTATCACCGACAAGGGCTCGAGCATCTTTGGCCCAGCTGTCGTTGGCATAGTCACAGACCGCTATGGGGAGATTAGGCCTGCATTTGTCTTCCTTGCTATTCTGATACTGCTCCCACTGCCGCTCATGCTCCTTGTGGATGTTGACCGCGGAAAAAGGGACGCGCTTGCATTGTCAGCAGAGTTGGAAGGTAGTCAAGAACTCAATGCGCCTACCTATGGAGCGGTGCCTTGTGATCGGAACGATAGTGAAAGCGCTGTAGTGCAGAGTGAGTGA
- a CDS encoding cell cycle-regulated histone H1-binding protein (tetratricopeptide repeat domain protein), which yields MAEYDHAEMSDAPLQSDNECMRAYLANLTERAAAKDAVKDFNAAAELYSEATELQAKLNGELSLDNADLLYSYGKSLYNVAVSKSDVLGSKVAGESQTQVHDPFTVKTFSSGTASGGDNLVQDAIFNGLAQKEVLPGKAQSQKVEDKPYFQFTGDENFDASDSDEDQSDGDEGAEEDEDDFANAFEVLDLARILYLKKLNATGEEQRGKGKAADLPPHIKQIKERLADTYDLQAEISLEAERFTDAVTDLRTALDLRQSLFPMEDPSIAECHYKLSLALEFASVNKEDDNSAGGKSDRTINEQMRKEAASQMEKAIESCQVRMAQEQKILDNNSAMEEDKATAMKRKIANVKDIIADMEQRLVDLKRPPVSLEDKEEQNEAMLKGILGQIMGQPPSEQMVQLDKATKGANDLSAFVKRRSGGNQQLVSTQKRSAQESDQERDVKRTRVGNRNGSPS from the exons ATGGCAGAGTATGACCATGCGGAAATGAGCGATGCACCGCTTCAAAGTGATAACGAATGTATGAGGGCGTACTTAGCAAACCTAACTGAGCGAGCTGCCGCCAAGGATGCTGTCAAAGATTTCAACGCTGCTGCTGAGCTTTATTCTGAGGCCACAGAGCTCCAGGCTAAGTTGAATGGGGAGTTGTCGCTTGACAATGCCGACCTATTATATTCCTATGGAAAATCTCTCTACAATGTTGCTGTGAGCAAGAGTGATGTTCTTGGTTCCAAAGTAGCCGGAGAGAGTCAGACACAGGTACATGATCCGTTCACTGTGAAAACTTTCTCGTCTGGGACAGCATCTGGAGGCGATAACCTTGTTCAGGATGCAATTTTCAATGGACTAGCTCAGAAGGAGGTGCTTCCTGGAAAGGCACAATCCCAGAAGGTCGAGGACAAGCCATATTTTCAGTTCACAGGAGATGAGAATTTTGACGCCTCTGATTCCGACGAGGATCAAAGCGATGGTGACGAAGgtgccgaagaagatgaagatgacttcGCCAATGCTTTTGAAGTCCTTGACCTCGCGCGCATACTCTACCTCAAAAAATTAAACGCAacaggagaagaacaacgTGGAAAAGGCAAAGCCGCAGATCTGCCTCCTCATATCAAACAAATTAAGGAGCGCCTTGCAGATACATATGATCTCCAGGCTGAGATTTCGCTAGAAGCTGAACGTTTTACGGACGCAGTGACTGATCTCAGAACGGCACTTGATTTGAGACAATCTCTGTTTCCAATGGAGGATCCATCGATCGCCGAATGTCACTATAAGCTTTCGCTTGCTCTGGAATTCGCTTCTGTCAACAAGGAAGATGACAATTCTGCTGGTGGCAAGAGCGATAGGACGATCAATGAGCAAATGAGAAAGGAAGCGGCGAGCCAAATGGAAAAAGCGATTGAAAGCTGCCAAGTGAGAATGGCTCAGGAACAGAAGATATTGGATAATAATAGTGCCATGGAGGAAGACAAAGCAACCgccatgaagagaaaaatagcCAATGTGAAGGATATCATAGCAGACATGGAGCAAAGG CTTGTTGACTTGAAGCGTCCCCCGGTATCACTCGAAGATaaggaggagcagaatgAAGCTATGTTGAAAGGTATCTTGGGTCAGATAATGGGGCAACCTCCTTCGGAGCAGATGGTACAGTTGGACAAAGCTACGAAGGGAGCTAATGATCTCTCTGCGTTTGTTAAACGGAGATCAGGTGGTAACCAACAACTGGTATCCACACAGAAGCGCTCAGCTCAGGAAAGTGACCAGGAAAGAGATGTGAAAAGAACACGAGTCGGCAACAGAAATGGTTCCCCTTCCTAA
- a CDS encoding ornithine decarboxylase antizyme (conserved hypothetical protein) — MVSITTLRLGPEPSGIPEVPSGSKTLSPSPPSDLSTHSGMESSLSGNIIPEYKGEAAHTIPEECERLFCDTLSVIFLGEGILSGQESLGAGAYQVQPNNSGYEHSRIQEWVEVLDYTSDCIYRGFVTSSDDERVLFIFFSECALGQGLKTGLIALFELASLSEFGCSQIVACIPRSQGAAELEVVRNLGWCGFNLTTLQPWSAGNCVELSLSAKWLFLRAEV; from the exons ATGGTTTCCATTACTACACTACGACTGGGGCCG GAGCCCAGTGGTATCCCTGAGGTCCCCTCAGGGTCGAAAACCTTGTCTCCAAGTCCCCCCTCCGATCTCTCTACCCATTCAGGAATGGAGAGCAGTCTTTCGGGTAATATTATACCCGAATACAAAGGGGAGGCAGCGCATACTATCCCGGAAGAGTGTGAGAGGCTCTTCTGCGACACATTGTCTGTGATTTTCCTTGGTGAGGGGATTCTCTCTGGACAAGAGTCGCTTGGGGCAGGTGCGTATCAAGTTCAACCGAATAATTCAGGTTACGAGCATAGCCGAATTCAAGAGTGGGTTGAGGTGTTGGACTATACAAGTGATTGTATATACCGAGGATTTGTGACCAGTTCAGATGACGAGCGTGTCCTATTCATATTCTTTAGTGAATGTGCACTGGGCCAAGGTCTCAAGACTGG ATTAATTGCCCTTTTTGAGTTAGCAAGTCTCTCTGAATTTGGGTGCTCTCAGATTGTTGCATGCATTCCGCGTTCGCAAGGTGCAGCAGAGCTTGAAGTTGTGAGGAATTTGGGATGGTGCGGATTTAACTTGACAACGCTGCAACCGTGGAGCGCTGGAAATTGTGTCGAACTGTCGCTTAGTGCTAAGTGGCTTTTTTTGCGTGCTGAGGTTTAG
- a CDS encoding yippee family protein: MFPKFLLPPTVFRSRQRNVGCSSSTGPSTIPSPMDESCQKYLGGQVSYIQCSRCATDLCLTSQIISKGFTGRHGRAYLVSAEPIACAISTTCSPTETLPNTIMQKPVSRQLVTGAHTVGDISCAFCGNILGWKYVAAEEEAQRYKVGKFILETKRTMTSSLWESASYVEPFASSKPMTSAKLEIDTPGDLVEFDSHDEDECEDLFAGVWSPGLAIRRRSRKLDRHTSIFGLTP; this comes from the coding sequence ATGTTCCCCAAGTTCCTTCTCCCACCAACCGTGTTCCGTTCTCGACAACGCAATGTGGGGTGCTCGTCCTCTACCGGACCCTCTACCATACCCTCGCCCATGGATGAGAGCTGCCAGAAATACCTGGGTGGCCAAGTATCATATATTCAATGCTCTCGTTGCGCAACGGACCTATGTTTGACTTCTCAGATCATCAGCAAAGGGTTCACTGGTCGCCATGGCCGCGCGTATCTCGTGTCGGCGGAACCTATCGCCTGTGCCATCAGTACAACGTGCTCACCGACAGAAACGCTCCCAAATACCATAATGCAGAAACCCGTATCGCGTCAACTGGTCACAGGTGCCCATACAGTTGGTGATATCAGTTGTGCCTTCTGCGGGAATATTCTTGGGTGGAAATATGTTGccgctgaagaagaagcgcaacgTTACAAGGTTGGCAAATTCATTTTGGAAACTAAACGGACTATGACGTCCTCCTTATGGGAGTCGGCTTCATATGTCGAGCCTTTTGCATCTTCTAAGCCAATGACTTCTGCCAAACTTGAGATCGATACACCGGGCGATCTTGTGGAGTTTGATAGTCacgacgaagatgaatgCGAAGATCTGTTTGCCGGTGTTTGGAGCCCTGGTCTGGCTATACGGCGGCGAAGCCGCAAATTGGATCGTCATACCTCGATTTTTGGCCTTACGCCCTGA
- a CDS encoding putative DNA polymerase epsilon subunit B (DNA polymerase epsilon subunit B), with the protein MMDSDPVPSSSPAFATPAHPLRKNKSNLLLTRTSILPILLPPSTLRPVAFRTFTRKHNLTISSSALQTLATFVGKNCGSGWREEGLAERVLDEVAKSWKKAGGGVIVEEGKGASLKTILQTVEGNMSGGRVVAGKTPTTDGVSLSTSRNRESMHPNLHLSPSVASTLGDGEHGDSNLSSHPRSWIKVVDAFDIPRLTYNADKKYFEVAKSKASLFPQPSHKTALFRDRYNVIHQRLLRNESFQLSLGSSSVPSLSRSSSSFAPNKCYKLTPVANLLGRSGTSHLILGMLSVSPTGDLSLTDLTGSIALELSHARMIPENGAWFAPGMIVLVDGIYEEEENVKGSTLGGNTGVGGAIGGIFVGVSICGPPCERREMSLGTKSRQTTGEVSSSGGFGWVDFLGVGSERARGPRMRHIQARCLQNLHGGADDSRCMKIAIMSEVNLDHVKTVDALKRLFGFYNDLAPRERPIVFVLIGNFVQKAMINGGGQAAGIEYKEYFDSLAMGLSEFPSLLQHSTFVFVPGDNDPWPSAFSAGAASAIPRQAVPELFTSRVKRAFAMANAESDRSQLSEPIGEAIWTTNPSRITLFGPVHDIAIIRDDISGRLRRSAVSIGQNADRSTVMDEGMDNQKSSVSPEGYIETQTPRIGAESYPMPSAVNMSRKLVKTILDQGTMSPFPLSLRPVLWDYASSLQLYPLPSSFILADPEAAPFCMTYEGCHVMNPGKLIPEGDLSSVRWIEYDVSKNRGKVRELRY; encoded by the coding sequence ATGATGGACTCGGATCCGGtcccttcatcatctcctgcATTCGCGACCCCCGCGCACCCTTTGCGAAAAAACAAatccaatcttcttcttacGAGGACGTCTATACTGCCAATTTTACTTCCCCCCTCCACCCTTCGGCCCGTTGCTTTCCGTACATTCACCCGGAAACATAACTTGACGATTTCATCATCTGCACTACAGACTCTAGCTACCTTCGTGGGCAAAAATTGCGGGTCAGGATGGCGCGAAGAAGGCCTTGCAGAGCGAGTATTGGACGAAGTGGCTAAAAGCTGGAAAAAGGCTGGAGGAGGTGTCattgtcgaagaaggcaaaggtGCCTCTCTTAAAACGATTTTACAAACCGTTGAAGGGAATATGAGTGGGGGTAGGGTTGTTGCTGGCAAGACCCCTACAACAGATGGCGTGTCCTTGAGTACGTCTCGGAATAGGGAGAGCATGCACCCCAATCTACATTTGTCTCCCTCTGTAGCGTCGACCCTAGGAGATGGAGAACACGGGGACTCGAACCTTTCCTCTCACCCGAGAAGTTGGATCAAGGTAGTTGATGCATTTGATATTCCACGTCTAACATACAACGCCGACAAGAAATATTTCGAGGTTGCAAAGTCGAAGGCTTCTCTGTTTCCGCAGCCCTCTCATAAGACTGCCTTGTTCCGGGATCGTTATAATGTGATTCACCAGCGCTTACTACGAAATGAATCGTTTCAACTGTCACTAGGCTCTTCTAGCGTACCTTCATTATCCCgatcctcatcgtctttTGCTCCTAATAAATGCTACAAGCTTACTCCAGTCGCAAACCTGCTGGGCAGGAGTGGCACATCACATTTGATTCTTGGCATGCTTTCAGTTTCCCCAACGGGTGATTTGTCCCTTACCGACTTGACAGGGAGTATCGCCTTGGAACTGAGTCATGCACGGATGATACCTGAGAATGGCGCTTGGTTCGCGCCTGGTATGATAGTGCTCGTCGACGGGATctacgaagaagaagaaaacgtGAAAGGGTCGACCTTGGGTGGAAATACTGGGGTTGGAGGTGCTATTGGAGGTATATTCGTCGGAGTCTCTATTTGTGGACCTCCCTGCGAAAGACGGGAAATGTCACTGGGGACCAAAAGTCGACAGACCACGGGGGAAGTGAGCTCTAGCGGGGGGTTTGGTTGGGTAGACTTTCTGGGGGTTGGAAGCGAACGTGCACGGGGACCTCGTATGAGACATATCCAGGCGAGATGCCTACAGAACTTGCATGGGGGTGCGGATGACTCCCGTTGCATGAAAATAGCAATCATGAGCGAGGTCAACCTTGACCATGTGAAGACGGTGGACGCACTGAAGAGGCTGTTCGGCTTTTATAATGACTTAGCACCGAGAGAACGTCCAATCGTTTTTGTTCTAATCGGGAATTTTGTTCAGAAAGCCATGATCAACGGTGGCGGCCAGGCAGCTGGTATTGAGTACAAGGAATACTTTGACTCGCTCGCTATGGGACTATCTGAATTCCCATCTCTGCTACAGCACTCTACGTTTGTTTTTGTGCCGGGCGACAACGACCCCTGGCCATCTGCCTTTTCAGCTGGTGCTGCTTCTGCTATCCCACGTCAAGCTGTTCCTGAACTGTTCACTTCAAGAGTGAAGCGTGCATTTGCTATGGCGAATGCTGAGTCAGACCGATCTCAGTTATCCGAACCCATTGGCGAAGCTATCTGGACTACGAATCCCTCACGGATCACCCTTTTTGGACCGGTCCATGACATCGCTATAATCCGCGATGACATTTCAGGGCGGCTGAGGCGCAGCGCAGTGAGCATTGGACAGAATGCTGATAGGTCTACAGTAATGGATGAAGGGATGGATAACCAAAAGAGTTCCGTATCACCTGAAGGCTACATTGAGACCCAGACGCCACGAATAGGAGCTGAATCCTATCCGATGCCTTCTGCAGTCAATATGTCGCGAAAGCTAGTCAAAACTATTCTGGATCAGGGCACTATGTCGCCTTTCCCACTCTCGTTGCGACCCGTCTTATGGGACTATGCGTCCTCCTTGCAGCTGTACCCATTACCCTCAAGCTTCATTCTAGCCGATCCTGAAGCGGCGCCTTTTTGTATGACTTATGAAGGATGCCATGTAATGAATCCCGGGAAGCTTATTCCAGAAGGTGACTTGTCTTCCGTGAGGTGGATTGAATATGATGTTTCCAAAAACCGAGGAAAGGTGAGAGAGTTGCGCTACTAG
- a CDS encoding mediator of RNA polymerase II transcription subunit 14, whose amino-acid sequence MPGVVMDNTNIGGAGQGSAIHDSRNGMPSLTPNINRNSAFGDSHVGRVHINGMTKNAVDPSQAEDASTVNIKSTKSMELPELPHITQGFFPFSKLISRSVQQSWNDLSDLITEMADIKVSPQEQNSLQLPASGKSFGNQSPENLRKKARILDFAHAKRAEFIKLLVLSQWSRQAADVSKLIDLQNFIRTRHQAYMGALQGIGDMKRDLVQAQVANPDLTTALEVLSKGKVSSMSDLGYKPPRSLTGKDTLKRLQKINRIISVRLALYDSVPRAFHSYSIHDGRVTFVVPNEFELDLSIGQEDESSQLYFVDIRFLFNPSSPNLKGRIFNEFDVKINDALRNNGLSGCFDLLHSLVLTNKINILFKQAMELARGLWYDVLRVELLHRTLVVHYWTQKAGAKSWLEIGIKSGRICGENDSYRHPNLGLRWIRDGQEVDSEEIEFNTKSLSMESILRSVIALHISHILSSAYCIISESLLYSAGRLSLQAQLTRTEPGDCGLTIQLTESRHLSVSIEPMSGASIISATPSAQERLDNDRSSDKSSAEDIAARVARLRCMAAIDEIESNVKMLGFETVNPRSLKIDFRRLFPNNVLRFSFFWHHLWERNWIVAATSSMDGDNWWVVQLQTTTTAESHSVFDASTHISSTLRSAQAISGSFFHVNQNIGYPSFADLGHYLSGILAVHTNARYLADLQTVDFYPPLQRLVIEPNLQVPEIFMRYEAANIPEVFRIALPSGLKSRVRTKGTIRLAFHGVDPCKKVATIVAYGNLLIPIKAFSALNSTRDHSLVFQKRGTGFAIRLLAPPGRPVIPKLMENLQRLDCILSIFECLQRKKMETRSLSLSHVTFAYGPEKDLLATLKIETSMPSSSMELDPIFLASRTKSLFHLRLGLSFEFPNPHRRIQKSIESTLNHSTTDAGLDTVAELLLLTLPLMRALDQILMNPSNRQPLRVQVTVRNAKTFQIHYPGQSFRFQLVATHHLSHMVWILKELSSPKERSSQDQLKLRLRERLYNSKGDGWRGLGNGVVAETGKVGNLLTELDRCFEASSTPGLTPEVKASGSKSFSQQLTAENGNVEGTLSESATLIPTPNATSTRHKTGDTTQNADIIMID is encoded by the exons ATGCCGGGGGTCGTCATGGATAATACAAATATTGGTGGAGCCGGACAAGGGTCAGCTATTCATGATTCAAGAAACGGTATGCCGTCTTTGACACCGAATATCAATCGAAATTCCGCCTTTGGCGACTCACATGTGGGACGAGTTCATATCAATGGTATGACGAAAAATGCGGTTGACCCCAGTCAAGCGGAAGACGCGTCTACGGTCAATATTAAATCGACTAAATCCATGGAGTTGCCGGAGTTGCCACACATAACGCAAGGCTTTTTCCCATTCTCGAAGTTGATCAGTAGGTCTGTGCAACAATCCTGGAATGATCTTTCCGACTTGATCACGGAGATGGCAGACATCAAAGTCTCACCTCAAGAACAAAATTCTTTGCAATTGCCCGCCAGTGGCAAGTCCTTTGGAAACCAGAGCCCAGAAAATTTACGGAAGAAAGCACGGATCCTTGACTTTGCACACGCTAAGCGCGCAGAGTTCATCAAACTCCTTGTCTTATCTCAATGGAGCCGACAAGCAGCTGATGTTAGCAAGCTAATTGACCTTCAAAACTTTATCCGTACTCGTCACCAGGCCTACATGGGCGCACTGCAAGGGATTGGTGATATGAAGCGAGATCTGGTACAAGCCCAAGTAGCTAATCCGGATTTAACAACGGCTCTCGAAGTCTTGTCCAAGGGTAAAGTATCTTCCATGTCAGAT CTTGGGTATAAACCGCCTAGATCGTTGACTGGCAAAGACACGCTCAAAAGATTGCAGAAAATCAATAGGATTATAAGTGTGAGATTAGCATTGTACGATTCAGTCCCTCGCGCCTTTCATTCATATAGCATCCATGACGGCCGAGTCACATTTGTTGTGCCAAACGAATTTGAACTTGATCTTTCAATCGGGCAAGAAGACGAATCTTCTCAGTTATATTTTGTCGACATACGGTTTCTCTTCAACCCATCGTCACCGAATCTTAAGGGTCGAATATTCAACGAATTCGATGTCAAGATCAACGACGCCCTTCGAAACAACGGCCTTTCTGGATGTTTCGATTTATTGCATAGTCTCGTTCTCACTAACAAGATCAACATACTCTTTAAGCAGGCTATGGAATTGGCACGAGGCCTCTGGTACGATGTCTTGCGGGTTGAGCTTTTGCATCGAACTCTTGTTGTACATTATTGGACGCAAAAAGCTGGAGCTAAAAGTTGGCTAGAGATTGGGATCAAGAGCGGTAGAATATGCGGTGAGAATGATAGCTACAGGCATCCTAACTTGGGCTTGCGCTGGATAAGAGACGGCCAAGAAGTCGACAGCGAAGAGATCGAGTTCAACACGAAAAGCCTCTCTATGGAGTCTATTCTGCGAAGCGTCATTGCGCTGCATATTTCTCACATACTCTCCTCGGCCTACTGCATCATAAGCGAAAGTCTACTTTACTCTGCCGGCAGATTATCCCTGCAGGCTCAATTGACAAGAACTGAGCCTGGAGACTGTGGACTGACTATCCAACTTACGGAGTCCAGGCATCTTAGTGTTTCTATTGAGCCGATGTCGGGAGCAAGCATTATATCAGCTACTCCCAGCGCTCAGGAGCGACTTGACAATGATCGCAGCTCTGACAAATCTTCCGCCGAGGATATAGCGGCGCGTGTTGCGCGACTTCGGTGTATGGCTGCGATAGATGAAATTGAATCGAACGTCAAGATGTTGGGCTTCGAAACAGTGAATCCCAGAAGTTTAAAGATCGATTTCCGAAGACTGTTTCCGAACAATGTTTTgcggttttcttttttctggcATCATCTCTGGGAACGTAACTGGATTGTAGCAGCAACAAGCAGCATGGACGGTGACAACTGGTGGGTGGTGCAACTTCAGACGACAACGACAGCAGAAAGTCATTCAGTCTTTGATGCAAGCACACATATCTCGTCTACTCTTCGTTCAGCCCAGGCTATAAGCGGTTCATTCTTTCATGTGAACCAGAATATCGGCTACCCCTCGTTTGCAGATTTGGGGCATTATCTTTCTGGGATATTAGCAGTTCATACCAATGCGCGCTATTTAGCGGACCTACAAACCGTTGACTTCTATCCTCCTCTACAACGACTGGTGATTGAACCAAACCTTCAAGTCCCCGAGATCTTCATGCGTTATGAAGCGGCGAATATTCCCGAAGTGTTCCGGATAGCCTTACCTAGTGGGCTAAAAAGTAGGGTTCGTACCAAAGGCACGATCCGCCTCGCGTTTCATGGGGTAGATCCTTGCAAGAAGGTTGCCACTATAGTCGCTTATGGGAATTTATTAATACCAATCAAAGCTTTCAGCGCTTTGAATTCAACCAGGGACCATTCGCTGGTTTTCCAAAAGAGAGGTACTGGCTTTGCTATCCGCCTGCTGGCCCCGCCAGGTCGTCCTGTCATACCCAAACTCATGGAAAATTTGCAAAGACTTGATTGCATCTTGTCAATTTTCGAGTGCCTTCAgcgaaagaaaatggaaacccGATCTCTGTCGCTGTCACATGTCACTTTTGCCTATGGCCCCGAGAAAGACCTGCTCGCCACCCTGAAAATCGAAACATCCATGCCGTCAAGTTCTATGGAGCTTGATCCTATTTTTCTTGCGTCTCGAACTAAATCATTGTTCCACTTGCGCTTAGGCCTATCTTTTGAATTTCCAAACCCACATCGTCGCATCCAGAAATCCATTGAATCCACATTGAATCACAGCACCACAGACGCGGGTCTAGACACTGTTGCTGAACTTCTCTTGCTTACACTTCCATTAATGCGAGCCCTAGACCAGATCTTGATGAATCCGTCTAACAGGCAGCCACTAAGGGTGCAAGTGACTGTCCGTAACGCGAAGACATTTCAGATTCACTACCCTGGCCAAAGCTTCCGCTTCCAATTAGTTGCCACTCATCACCTCAGTCACATGGTCTGGATACTGAAAGAGCTAAGCAGCCCTAAGGAAAGATCAAGCCAAGATCAGCTCAAGTTGAGGCTTCGAGAAAGGTTATATAATTCCAAGGGCGATGGCTGGAGAGGCCTGGGTAATGGAGTTGTCGCTGAGACTGGCAAAGTTGGGAATCTTCTGACGGAGCTCGACAGATGTTTCGAGGCTAGCAGTACTCCAGGTTTGACTCCCGAAGTGAAAGCCAGCGGCTCGAAGAGTTTTAGTCAACAGTTGACGGCAGAAAATGGAAACGTTGAAGGCACGCTCAGTGAATCAGCAACATTGATCCCTACGCCAAATGCTACAAGTACTCGGCACAAGACTGGTGACACAACGCAGAACGCGGACATTATTATGATTGATTAG